One genomic window of Misgurnus anguillicaudatus chromosome 12, ASM2758022v2, whole genome shotgun sequence includes the following:
- the LOC129445854 gene encoding uncharacterized protein isoform X1, whose amino-acid sequence MTPQGLERKRRVCQKLWHEETTTVLQLSIYMGVLAILKEYVMVFQGSQTLVHKLQDRQLELFLAYLACFVKAEHIIKLSPRALKELVLEDYMLLASKEIYVGQEADMYRSQNPKHPVSTLHHLLDLFSQLFLRLRIMLGKVETCSNSAKAGHGDTGSPGKKKEKMITTPCKLFVCL is encoded by the exons ATGACTCCACAAGGCCTTGAGAGAAAAAGAAGGGTATGTCAGAAGTTGTGGCATGAGGAGACGACAACAGTCCTACAGCTCAGCATCTACATGGGTGTGCTTGCTATTCTTAAGGAGTATGTCATGGTTTTCCAG GGTAGCCAGACATTGGTCCATAAACTTCAGGATCGGCAACTTGAGCTGTTTTTGGCTTACTTGGCTTGCTTTGTGAAGGCTGAACATATTATTAAG CTGTCTCCCAGGGCTCTAAAGGAGTTGGTCCTGGAGGATTATATGCTGCTGGCCTCCAAGGAAATATATGTGGGACAGGAGGCTGACATGTATAGGAGCCAGAATCCCAAACATCCTGTTAGCACCCTGCATCACCTGCTTGACTTATTTTCTCAATTGTTTTTGAGACTTAGAATAATGTTGGGCAAGGTTGAGACATGCAGTAACTCAGCGAAAGCGGGCCATGGAGACACTGGTAGTCCAggcaaaaaaaaggaaaaaatgatCACTACCCCTTGCAAactatttgtgtgtttatag
- the LOC129445854 gene encoding uncharacterized protein isoform X2, which yields MLVCYYHADLRKVLVEHLWSLEILKVNAASLEKVLCEFFRKNNIPWQNLVSMLMDSCAVMRGSKTGLETRIHQYCPNLLDVDGDSCHHIHNATKKFSEPFDSYLEKLFSDLQVDHQWSPDQVMYLKEIAMILNLPTSSPQRGFFSSSLAICI from the exons ATGCTGGTTTGCTATTATCATGCAGACTTGAGGAAGGTGTTGGTGGAGCATTTGTGGTCCTTGGAGATCCTGAAGGTTAATGCTGCTTCATTGGAGAAGGTGCTCTGCGAATTCTTCCGGAAAAACAACATCCCGTGGCAGAACCTTGTGAGTATGTTGATGGACTCGTGTGCGGTGATGAGGGGCAGCAAGACCGGCCTCGAGACCAGGATCCACCAATATTGTCCCAACCTACTGGATGTTGATGGAGACTCCTGCCATCATATTCACAATGCAACAAAGAAATTCTCAGAGCCCTTTGACAGCTACTTAGAGAAACTGTTCAGTGATCTCCAGGTTGACCATCAGTGGAGTCCAGACCAG GTGATGTACCTCAAGGAGATAGCCATGATTCTAAATCTCCCCACCTCCAGCCCACAGAGGGGCTTTTTTTCGTCATCGCTGGCTATCTGCATATGA